The Manduca sexta isolate Smith_Timp_Sample1 unplaced genomic scaffold, JHU_Msex_v1.0 HiC_scaffold_1041, whole genome shotgun sequence region AAAAATGGAAACCAGAAAAAGCTTTCTAAATATAAGCTAATTGTACATTAGCTGCTAAATTTACcgacaaaaacaatattataaatctcgTAGAACCACCGCGGAGACATTTGTCTACAACATGAATGTTGGACTAGAGTAATGCCACTATTTCTCAGAAAACCGAAGTAAAGTAAAACCTTATCGTTGCGATTTGTACGGTGAGAAAGTCAGCAAATCTAAACAACGCCAATTACGGTTCTTTAAGACTAGCATCACTACATACATACGTGGATTTTTACGGACCGTGGAAATACAATACACGACATAACCTacttgcttattaaattaagactatgctgttaaaaaaattaagtacatttttcCCAAACACCAAACAAACGAGCACGAAAGACTTAAAACATCCCTCACTTACCATTAACAAAATGCAACGAAACATTTTAAACCGTAAAGGGGAGCCTTCATCAACTGCTGATAAGGCAATCTCGACTCACTTCCTGATACATCCCCCGCTGTACCCCGATGGAACGAAATTGAACCGTCTTAGATCTGTCTCGTGTAATCCACGCTTATAATTGATGCGAATGTCAAACAGGGCAAGATACAGCTAATCGGAAAAATACAAATCCTTATGATGGATTGTTTATCAGTTTCCAACTGGAACTCAATTGAATTAGCTTCTTCAGAAAATATGAGTACAATTAAACTTAGCTGGTTTGATTttaacaacaattttatttctatttgataatttatcttcttgttatatattttttaaattttgtttatgaaaacaaacagcataatataaaatatgaattcaatACAAAAACTTTTCCACTACCCAAACAGTTTTCACgaatattttatccaaattgAACACAGATTTCAGgtttaaaaattagttttaataaatgacaTAATGGGTATAAccagtaaaattacttttattcttGAATAATGACGATATCATTCTTTTATTATAGACTGTCCCGTTGCTTTTTTACTCATCATcccttcgaaattcaaataaatcaatgaATACCGAAAGTCCTAAGCTTTCGGTATTCATTGATAATGATAACGATAACAATGaatacatttgtaattttaaagatcAAAGATGCTGCCAATGATAAAAAAGATACTTTTACCTTGACAGTAGGTTTCATTCTCTGCTAAGCGATCACGCCTTTCATATCATATGGGATAGAAACAGCCAAATCAACACATTCAAcaacatacaaacaaattaatctCACATACCATAAAATTCCCCAAACAATAATGCCTCGAGCAAgtcaaaaaaaacatttttacgttggaaatattgaatttttacatttatgtcCTTTACACCTcataacgtaatatttttcGTATAAGCCCCTTCGTAACTTTctgttgcagcggcaacattcaaaataaatgttaggTGCTTTATCACAACACGGGCGGCTTTACTGACATCTAAATATgttattgtgtaaaaaaatcgttgcttattttaataataatataaattacctgAAAATAGacgtaattacaaaaatatcattactttttcgtttttaattaaaaatcaaaaagtgccgtatataaatttaataaaatattcatatatttttttactctacCATACTACATTGTAGTCAACTACAGATATATTTCTGGCAATACTGACAAATCTAATTGTAAGATATTTGGCTTATTAATTCCAATACCATCACAACAGAAGAATTCAGCATGTTTCAGTATCTGGTCCCACACagaatactttaaataatattagacattttatatattgtcctTGAGAAATCATAACACTATTGTAAATGATCTCACTTACCAATTCTTGTCTAAAAATTCTCTTTTAACCGACTCTTTCTAAAATCTAGACCTAAATAGATGTACTTTCTTCCATCCATAACAAATTgagaaaatcaattaaatttgtaaacatCCTTCACCATATGGCTACCCGGGGCCGACACAAATAATGTGACCGCGGCATTTAGCGGGTGACTCGGGGGGCATCGAACGATCTCTAATGGCATCCAACCGCCAACTGGCCACCGCATTAATCCTTTACCGGCActtgattaattatttaaacttgGAGGGTGCACTCTAACACATCCTCCAGGAAATGTTTACGTGTTGGTGAAGATATTTGTGCAGGCATCGTGTGCTATTTCTCTATGTACTCATCTGAGATTTTTAGATAGCGGATTTGTATTTAGTGTTgacagaaatattattaatataacgatGTTTAATCAAAAAATCATGGGTATATCAAATGTATTGTgttattattcatttgtttatttgtaacgATACTACTATACTTATACCAATACTACGCTACTTATAAATGTGTTCATTGCATACctattgatattaaattgtatacttAGCTTAAATTCTACATAGAGTTTCATTCATAACAGACATTATATAAATCTGGAGTCCATAATCCATCTACTACTGTACACAGCATTCAATTCTACACAAAATCCGTaggtaaaaagaaacaaatccgTAGATAACCATTATTCTTGAAAAACTTTGTCAATACCAAACTACGCTATAAAATTATCATCAACGCATATAGAGCAAATAACTAGTTACTTATACATTTTCTTATACTACAGGTACAATCCTGCACCGCTATCATAAAACGAACCCcgaatttttacataatttttcacAACATTCAGCCTATAACAAAATTCAATGAAAGCGCAGCAAgtgataatatcaaattaagTACGGACATAGCGACTCTTGACTTGAGCGATGTAAGTGACCCCTAATCCGCAGTAAATCTTCGGTCCAACCGTCCCCGGGCTGTCCGCAACCGGGACGTGGGAGGGTTAAACAACCTACTTtacaatcatttattatatgtagAACAAGATGTGTGGTTTTGTTAAGCATGGGCTAGCGATATTTTAGTAAGTACTTAGTAAATATAGACACAATACGGTAGTCGTCAACGTGaaattttttcatattataacgatttcttttatgtaatataataatataatatcagccctgtattatatactgtcccactgttgggcacgggcctcctctactactgagagggattagcccttagtccaccacgctggcctcgtgcgggttggtagacttcacacaccctcgaaaattcctaatagagaatttctcaggtacgcaggtttcctcacgatgttttcctttaccgttaaagcatgcgattattcacaaagaatacacacatcattttttttgaaaaatcagtgatgtgtgccgttgggattcgaacctgcggacatttatcGCTctatgatgatttcttatgtttacgcgatattagacattaaaataaaactatttatataacacgaaggctgcaattttcgaaacgtcgagagaagattataatataacaaaccgtgataaaatccgcaaaatagttttattttaatatttcatatcatTTGATAATGTGACTTCACATTAAATGACACATGTTAAATGAATCCCAAGTAAAATGTTAATCAGTAAAAATTGTTGTATCTCTTGATGGTGGACAGTGGACACGTTAAGTCGGATTCGTAGTTAAACTCAACTGCTTTTTTGCTTTACATTACGAAATTCAGTAAATTATAAGAACTATCTTTGAAAACGATTACAGTCAATTATAAGTTCTTTGAAATACCAGATAAAAATTATTGGTTATAAAAGAAATCATGTTTGGtactttatattattgtgtttgaACATATTGTAATCTCACAGATTGCGACACACGATGCATTTAACTTTCAAAACCTTGCATAtagaatttacttttaataactttattttagaaataggtATAAGTAATTGTTCGTTGAACAtccaattacaaatattatatattattttgtcatttattaCACGTCATCTGATATAATACTTATTGTATTCACCCGAACTTAAATAAGGGATTTGCAATATATAGAATTCAGTTGGCGGTGTTCAGTGAAACGGAACGTGTACATCGTGATAATGCGAACATTATACGCGACGGCTCTCGAGCTCGCATAATCGCGTCTATTACGGCAAGCAAAAACTTACCAACTTGCATCCTTCGAACATTCATCCTGTGTGTACTCGCGCACGAAAGCTGTTTTATTcagatattcttaaaaatattacgaatagtgaatatatttctttacttcaaaatatttttgacagtaTGCTATaatacatattgtttttaagtGCCGTATGTAATAAGgaaacctatatttttttatggaaatgtAGAATGTTACTTCTTCTAATATTCTAATTCATAGTCATAATCTTGAAAATACACTGGCTAGCTTTCCGACGAATGAACCTGAGGTGTAAACAGTCTAAAAAGCCTTAAACATTAAACCAGTGTATTGTACCAAACACTTTATTTCactacagatattttttgtacatacgAGTACGCAAAACAACAGCACTACTTATTACAATACATAACATAATCACCCGTTAAATAAATCTTACACTCGCTcttccaaacattttcaatttaaattcaaagGCCAGCAaaaacatgatatttttttatcgacaaatcaattatcgaaaaatatttgttgttcaaataacACTTGTGTTGATTATTATACCTACTACACAAAGTCATAATAATTCTAGTGGCTGACCAAGGGCTATCGAGTTTCGGCTCCAATAAACTCATAATTTACTGTTGTTCAAGAGTCTACCGTATGCACATTAGTTTGGTATAGAAACTATGGGTGTACttttgtatgtacatacatactatAACATTGTGATAGAAAACAATGTCCAGTAGAGGTATAGAGGTTGAAAACCCTTAGaggtaacattattattaatgaatttcgTGTTTGTTATACACAAACTAAACACGGGAGTGCTCGAGaaaatggtaattttatttgtattaataatttaaatgactaAGATTTTTATGAACTGGTTTTTTTAACTcttctaatttaaatacataaaacaaggGTCAGTGACCCTAACCCTACCTCCGCACCGTAcagagtaatattaaaacaccCAAACTAAGAACCGCATTGTTTGATTGACAACTGCCCTTGTCCAATCGCAACGGCGCGTTGTGACGCGCACGTCAATCATACGTCACTGCAGAGCGCGCCATTCCGCTATGCGACGCAATATAATCTTTATTGCTATATCAACAACAACTACAGCCGGTGATATCGCAGGACTATGCCATCACGTGAACGCGATCGCCCCATTATTCGCCGCCcttttgtaatttgaatttcgaattccAATTCGTATTTTgtggtaaaataaaaagaccAATGTTTCGACACAATGGCGTCAAGGGCGGTGCTCTGACATGCGATCAAGTTATTACATTAAAGGAAAGCGCACCCGCCGGCCCGCCTTCCAACCCCGTTATTGAAAGCTTCCAGGAATAACATTCTATAACGTTAATTTGAAATatggtgttttatattttagagcGGACTAAAGCACACGGAAACTAATAacgtttcataattttatacaaaactctaagatttattatttgttacagaAAATGGACTGCCCCGACGGTTGCGAACAGCTTACACTAATACTCAACTTTTGGAGCTGGAAAAAGAATTTCACTTCAACAAGTACTTGTGTCGGCCGAGGCGAATTGAAATAGCCGCTTCGCTTGACCTCACTGAGAGACAGGTAGGTAATCCTAAAATCCATGACTAAGGATTGACATCATAATAGAACTTTCacattttaactaaataaataatacaaaaaattgctTACAGGTGAAGGTTTGGTTTCAAAACAGAAGAATGAAGCACAAACGACAAACGTTAAGCAAGAGTGAAGATGGCGACGATAAAGATTCAACTACTTCTGAGGGCGGGAAAAGTTCCAAAACCAGACTTGATAAATTCCTTGACGATGATGGCCCATTGTCAGGGAAAAAGAGCTGTCAAGGTTGCGAACTTCCACCAGGAGCACTTTGCTCACCAGCAGAAGACTTGCCAGAGCTCGCTTCGCGTACTAGAAACAATAATACTCCCAGTGCTACAAACAATAATAGTTTTGCGAGTGATGGCGCATCCAGTGTTACATCATCCTCGTCTCTCGACAAGTTAGCGGAAGAAGATTCCCGCGATGATCAACCTCCTGTCGCTACAGTTGGAACTGCACCAAGAAACTTCGCAAAAAGGATCAAACAGGAATCAAGGAAGCGATCGCCCTCGTTAGATGCGACGACGTCTAAAGTCTCTCCCTCTTCATCTAAAGATGGATTAGGACCAGTTGCAGGTATTTCTGATGGCACTAAATTTTCTTCCGTCAGTTTAACACCGTCATCCACGCCAGGGACGCCTTCGAGTATGCACCCGAGTCCACTAGGACATTATCCGCGTCCGTCACCACCTAACGTTCCGCCAGGTCCCCCTCATCCTCAAGCCGTGCCCAATGCCATGCCACCCTACGTTATACGGGGTAACGCGCCTCCCGGCCAGTTTGTGCCTCATCCCGATTTCCGGATGGACTCGAAGCAATTTGTAGGTAAATTGGCCCAATATCCACAAGGAAACAGGAGTTATGAAAGTTACGGCCCAGGAATACAGAGTGCTGATCAACACAGTTACAGCCGGACCCAACAACATGCAAGACAAGAGGGATCTCCAACTGCTAGACCGGTTAACGGTATAGGTTCAAGACAGGCTTACCCGCACGAAATGTATCAGAATTACGGCTATCCTACATACGGCAAGGAACAGGCGGCATATGGCAACCCCGGGTATGATCAATCGCAAGGATACGCGGGCGAGCATATGGCGTACGCGAACAGCCACTACGGCTATCATTACCATGAAGGTGGACAGCATGAACACGCCCATGCCTATTACGCGAACGATGGGCAGAAGAATGCGCATAGCAATGAATACACGAAGAACGCTTATTATGATGCGAGTGCTTATGGGACACAGCACGCGGCGACGGCGACGGCACCAGGGTACGGGCCGAACGGAGCTCAGGGGAACACGTCGGGCGAGCCGTACGCGGGTGAGTGCGCCGACGGATACAGCTCGTTCCAGCAGTTTTACGAGGCGACGCACGCCACGCCCGCCGGTGATAACTCCAACTCTTCCTCCGATTTCCACTTCCTCAGCAACTTGGCTAACGACTTTGCACCTGAGTACTATACCATTTGAGATAAGGACTTCGCCGAGCAGGCGAGTGATCTGTTCGTGTAACTGTattgtttcttattattatagtgAATCAAAGATAAAATGGGTTGCAGTGATGGAAATAAATTGTATGCGCCCAAGGCGACGAGGAATATTGCTAATAATATCTTTGTATCGATCTAAGTTAAATTTCTACTATAAGTACATCAACAATAGTATTAAacgaatatgtaataaaatgtaaatagatactttaggttttattttgaatacgtaaataagtaagtaattattaaactttaacaCAGAAATAAAAGATGTTAGGTGCTGATAATAAATTGAACAGTATGAACACACTATACCTAAActgtaaactatttttaaataatgcagCGCTAGTCTGCAtatggtattaaatataaatgttggtaaatcaatgaaaaaaaaaagataaaatgtttGAACATCACATATAAACTTCTTCCAAATTGCAAAAATCATTGCATATTTCACGGCTACACCATTtaattgtatgtataattttgaaatcaaaTTGGTATCATTGTAAATGTCTGATTGCATTAACCTTATATAAAAGTTGTACTCACTGTATCCAAAAACCTTTTCACGTGTTCATTGTAAGATATTggattgaattaaaaatttgatttatgacttattattagaaaatcatTTACGTACTAAGGAATAGTCGTTGCCTTATTtagttaatacataattattattttgtgactATATGACATATTGTAGATACTTTATAAAGATAGCTTACAATAAGTCATCGTTATTGTAGATATCAATGCTATCATTTTggcctattaaaaaaataaatcatttggtGTCACAattgtttcttacatttaagtaccTACAATTTACATCCTTGACCGCAAACTTTGTTATAGTATTTAGGAACCATAGGTACAATTTCTAGAACCCCTAGATAACGATAGGTACACCTATAAACTTTTCAACATTAACtcataactacataatataatgtaataagtatattaattgttagaccctataaaataatatggcaattAATTTTCCTTTCATACACGGAAGAATCCAATCTCCAAGCCAGTAAAAGTTACTGAATATTGATTGATCAATTATTATGCTACATTcaggaaaatacataaaaatattaccgcAAACCTCTTACATCTATCAACGTGATTAAGTTTAAAAACACCTGATGATTTTTAACTGTAGAGCAAAGCTATAGAGTTGAGACCACAGCGACGTTTATATGGCTATACCATCATTAACTGTAAAAGTCATCATTAACTTTCTTATAAGTCGGCTAACAAATATATTGTCATCATCTGATCTTAAATAGTCCCTAAAAACACTtatatcaaaagaaaaatatatgccAACAATCCTTAAAAAGGAATATAGGTTAGAAACGTGGGCTTTTGAAGCTCTTCAAATCTTATCGTACAAAATACAACGCCAAGCTCTAATAATAGGTTTTCGGTAGACGTAGTATTACCGCAGAATCAATCTAATTATAGCAAATTGTCACCATAATGTGGTTTACTATTTGGAAAACGTTTGcttagtaattaataaagtgAAGCAATTTtggttaacaatttttttaaagccTCTGCAAAGTGTTATGCATATGATGGCAAGAAGAGTGGGGTCACGTTAGTTTCCACGGATGATAGATTAcaattatccctcgacagtcgacacaattatacggGCCGGTTGGAATATTCACCAAACGGTGTTTGAAAACAACATTCTAAATCTCAAATTGCTACCGAGCTAAACCAAATTAACTGCATGCCTAATACTGGAAACTGTTCGTTTCTTTCAATCTGTTCAAGTATAAAGGTGGTTGTCTGGGTAGTATGCCAAACTTTTGAGCTTATAGAAATCCTGTTACCAATTTATCCCATATAAggattaatacaaaatttgatTGTATAAGTGTGTACTACCAAAATCTGAATTTTCTCGGCTTTTACCTGAGTTCAACAATCGTCAGTCTACACTGTCTCAACAAGCTGTGAGGAGAAGAATACTATTTCATGGAACCCTGAAAATGTTGATACAAATTCATTCGTCCATAAAccatattatggtagaacccacaatcataaaatacaatagaaTAATTTTCAAGACACGTTTCGAAAATTGTATTGTGGAACTTTATTTTCGTGAAAGTGTAGACGGAGTCGGGAACAATAACAtctaacaatacattttaaagggaaaatgaaaacaaaaaatattaaataataatttattactgttAAACGAAACAAACGCTACATTGTGATTGATCACAAATTTCTTAGAGacagttaaaaatattcaaatgcaTAATTATTGTAGTAACGAAAAAGTAAAgctcaatattaataaaatacgttaataatagaacgtaaataattttctaataagCGCTAcaactttgtaattaaactGGTCTGTAATTGACAATAATGTGATTACATAAATTTCTTATTGAGTTTTGAGTTTATACTTGCACATCACCTACAGCCGATCATCGAAAGCAGGCTTACAATTTATCCATATGTAATGGTAAAGTACCATAGTATTGTGACACTATACTGTATAGTATGCGCTTTTGCAGTAACTAAGGCCATTAACATAGTGGGGTTCCTAAATGACGCGAGGCTCtaggcgaaataaaaaaaagacgcgaggccccagcGAGAACAAAAAAGTTCTCTGGTTTACCGAATTCGCTGGTAAGATCGTAAAAGAATGTCCTCCAAGCAACCGGCGAGGCCCCACGCGATTGCCCGATTCCCCCAAAGGATACCCCTGCCTGTGTAGACGCCAGATCTAGCTTCAGAGTTTCTATATGGCTTAACTAATCGAGAATACGTAATGTGATCTAACACTGATTAGGGCTGAAAATATCAACACACATAGTGTACAAGTTCAGGAGACCCACTACATATCCGTATTTCATACTTCCAAATTGCCTGTTTTAAATTTGGTTGCTCTTCATATCCTGCCTTCAAGTGTACTGCAGTAGGAAATACTACATAGTGTCAGCAAAATGTCATTTAATCATATCAATACTATGACCATTACATCCGTAAATACATTTCATTGATTCTGACAAGCcaactaaaaaattaaaataaacatacaatactCAATTTGAGAATATAGCGATAAGGGACTTTTGTTATGATGCTGGTGCCTTCTGTGCTTGTAGTTCTGATTGGAATTTCATTTCCATTATCATACCAACAGCTTGTCGGAGTTTTGACTTCTCCATACCCAATAAGTTAATCTTTTCCATTTGCTCAGCAACAAACTCTACCTTTCTTTTGAAGTAATCTTTACCACCATCAATATCCTGGgagaaagaaattaattaaataaattacactttaTTGAAGTGCAGAACAATTAGCAAGGACAGCTGCAAAAAATACAGGGATATTTCAACagattaataataactataacgAAAATAAGTATAACTCAAGTTTACTGTTAAACAAACcccttttaataattaaataagatatttGTACATTGCAGACACATTATTGACATTGATAAGTTTTAAGAAATCCAACATTTTTCAAGAAGTAATTTGACTCAATTTTAATCCTCAATGATAAACTGTCCTATAGATAAATGTTGTCACAGCCAATATTACATAGATTGTTGCATGCCCCCTAAAGTCTACTAGATTACCCTCACTGATCTCTACTCACTTTCTGTGCATAGTATCCGTGCCAATGTCGATGACCACATTATCAACATCAGCCACTGTGCCAGGTACATACATAGATCCTGTGAGAGGCACCAAGAACTCGTCTTGCCTTTAATTGCAGGTGTTATTTTTCAAGACTCTCTCCGATTCAACAAATTTACTTTTAGCTATTTGCAATGTCTGTATTGAGTCTTGGAACACGCTTAATTCCTGGAATAGAAAAGggaaatatatattcataattgAACGGTTGTCTGATCTTTTATTACGACACTATTGATCACGAATTATATTGGATTTgtctattgtataatattaattattaatgaattcgCTTTAAGTTCGTTCTACAGTTTCATCCTatagtacttaaataaaacataaatacgcataggaatatatattttatcattaattataacaaatcaaATTCATCAgttccataaaaaaaactaaccacAAAAATACTACGAAGTAAAAAACTAcgcaaacaattttaaagtatttcatTAATAGTACTCTCTAATGACTTGTAGTGTTTACTATGTAAACAATTAATGTATTTGTGAGGTATTACCTGATCTAATTGTTGTTTTAACTGAGCCAACTGCGGCAGACTCAGCTTAGTTAAGTCGATTTGCTGACTTGATGATGCCGATGCCATTTTGATTCCGTAGCACTGccgataaaaaatatgttttaatatttctgttCCATTAGGAATAcctagatattaataataaaatggccCACAATTCTTAATTCTAAcctcaaatcaaataaaatgaaagaaaCAATTCCAAAAATGCTAAACTGACATTGACAATTACATTTGTCACTTGACAGTttcagtatttataaaaaatacattctatgTAGCCGGTGAAGGTCAAACACCATACTGCCAAGCAAAGAgggttaatatttttgtcaacgagcaatttataataattattctataaacatttaaagtgtataaagtttaaataaacaattattgtgtCAATATGTTtccattttacaatataaataaataatttattgtatcgaTAACACTCCtctatcaatcaatcaatcgactcaataacatataaaataatgtgaataACACTAAATGTGAGCTGGTACCTAATGATATAAGCCTACAACATATACAATTACTTTCAacatgatttaataataatattcaattaatgaCTGTATATAAAGTATAGAAAAGCATGGGAAACAAATCAGCACTCTACTACGACGCGATGCTTTACAATTTCTAATTCCATTTCCACGATCTTTCTAATTCCATTTAGGGTGCGGTGAGAATTGAAAAATGATGTCTAGTCGATTATTTAGCAAATCAATtcgttctatttttataatcttgcaGCACTAGTCTAGAAAGTTCAGGCATTGAAAGAACTGATTTGTTTGGTTTTCGAGATTTTGATTTCTGCTGTGGTCTGTGgtgtaaattt contains the following coding sequences:
- the LOC115445594 gene encoding homeotic protein proboscipedia, whose product is MQEICNTAALPLDTNPLVRKIKCEEFPAIRGKQPTRIGMGVRDEMEEDFAVKTRNTPPMGPAPGQEHPRMEHGGNGFWLAAVTAAGAPHPMLETCTETGFINSQPSMAEFMTALPQLGGGELSPQHTPPGYAPDLPSPGGGLNVPEYPWMKEKKTTRKSSQQENGLPRRLRTAYTNTQLLELEKEFHFNKYLCRPRRIEIAASLDLTERQVKVWFQNRRMKHKRQTLSKSEDGDDKDSTTSEGGKSSKTRLDKFLDDDGPLSGKKSCQGCELPPGALCSPAEDLPELASRTRNNNTPSATNNNSFASDGASSVTSSSSLDKLAEEDSRDDQPPVATVGTAPRNFAKRIKQESRKRSPSLDATTSKVSPSSSKDGLGPVAGISDGTKFSSVSLTPSSTPGTPSSMHPSPLGHYPRPSPPNVPPGPPHPQAVPNAMPPYVIRGNAPPGQFVPHPDFRMDSKQFVGKLAQYPQGNRSYESYGPGIQSADQHSYSRTQQHARQEGSPTARPVNGIGSRQAYPHEMYQNYGYPTYGKEQAAYGNPGYDQSQGYAGEHMAYANSHYGYHYHEGGQHEHAHAYYANDGQKNAHSNEYTKNAYYDASAYGTQHAATATAPGYGPNGAQGNTSGEPYAGECADGYSSFQQFYEATHATPAGDNSNSSSDFHFLSNLANDFAPEYYTI